One genomic segment of Acinetobacter sp. C26M includes these proteins:
- a CDS encoding pyrimidine/purine nucleoside phosphorylase, whose translation MSSVQFDHVTVIKKSNVYFGGACISHTVQFEDGTKKTLGVILPTEQALTFETHVPERMEIISGECRVKIADSTESELFRAGQSFYVPGNSMFHIEADEVLDYVCHLEG comes from the coding sequence ATGAGTTCAGTGCAATTTGATCATGTAACGGTCATTAAGAAATCGAATGTGTATTTTGGTGGGGCATGTATTAGCCATACTGTACAATTTGAAGATGGTACAAAAAAGACTTTAGGGGTTATTTTACCTACTGAACAAGCTTTAACGTTTGAAACACATGTTCCAGAGCGTATGGAAATTATTTCTGGTGAATGCCGTGTCAAAATAGCAGATAGCACTGAAAGTGAATTATTTCGCGCAGGTCAATCTTTTTATGTACCTGGCAATAGCATGTTCCACATTGAAGCAGACGAAGTACTTGATTATGTCTGTCATTTAGAAGGCTA